Proteins encoded by one window of Erysipelothrix rhusiopathiae:
- a CDS encoding SpaA isopeptide-forming pilin-related protein has translation MTKKLTFLILSVLMIASSTFAIKAITTDEKLAGYNRTQGLSPEEEEKAGDFSYYNMLISGYHSANTADVEGPLFVNKDSNLSKDFDTFSYGVMFEEDNNGVGEPIDPDQNIALLIGGQVNNYYPNDDPSSLKYPTIGEGSSNRGWLVSSDTDSWKEQAFNMNLSKGKQRDINESQYQSILKSVSDSVDMLEEDLSGVTSMVKPFLSEDGKQMQTLGDYVDGRYVSYDIYQSTIDERILVVNVVPDKEGTVIFEALGFDYKQIIDSDKIDQVVVTSFDRESSGIKRHAEKIVFKGNYFTNHSGNNAVLDISRGPEHDIAVNNANKVLYYFPKAQQVTNFYNRVSWNEIKAPTGITVDNPGLNEDETLNYNKEYLKNYATGSSNNGSASEGGGAAIIGSVVAPEAAVVLASGNINGFLVSHDLHQRLGAEVHNFRNNWIHRIKDTGSIEVNKIDADDQSKVLEHAEFKLFTHIKSEKVYAVVNQDTHDFESWVTDKDKASVLKTDALGKVGVHNLAPSRYWVEEVKAPDGYEILTQPIVADVTVSHTTSKPLKLDIDNHKLGVKPEHGGFKMIKYGDKSDQTPLGDAEYILYKKYKADGSQEGREITEYYTGFGEFTDWSSNILFAKHIITNSNGEAVVDGLLIPKDDEAEYYILEAKAPKGFDLNPEPVQIKLGQDPNTNPQVLFKAYDNEEEPWKPIVPGMPEGSILIDKFDASINEKPTSNNQLKGAEFILSKTVEESGSKVTKFYKGISDKDNPWTLEESQADHLISDNDGKVHVNHLRLGNYQIKEIKAPDGFITSSKIYDANLTQNNSENMVKIKVDIPNLPEPKVIVKKVDEDTTTKTLAGAEFILYQENSVKEYLTENMKWSAQESEAKHFVTQSDGIAEINLPQYGVFYLKEVKAPEGYDINSNPLKLDIDEASKIKDFEFLISNKKIKPTGSIELKKVDKDNKSLVLEGAEFKLYRNDKNPEYYVSANRWSNNIDDAALFKSDQDGIIQVHNLELGSYYFKETKAPEGYDLISESLKVELTDAMNPPRTSVSFENKKKVDELGLIKLLKVDADDQSKVLSGAEFYLIRDNQYYTAAGSWSSSEADAKHLITNIDGVVEVDGLKEGTYTFREIKAPEGYEKAVIEKEVSLDFTSGTKVASVTFENSKQPSFLGEISLTKVDKNNTNLTLEGAEFILYRNGENGVEYRTVSDTWHQDKAKAKTYVTDGTGKISEQNLAKGTYLFLETKAPDGYDLNPTHVSLVLDGSVSTATVIFENEKLLASLGSVSLLKVDAENQSTVLQGAEFIFYRFNDQQVKEYRVNSTQWSLAKDEAQVMRTGQDGMIKVEGLKDGTYYFEETRAPEGFELDTTPISAKLDSSINTTTNVVATNQSIPVLKGKVALKKTDSMDSTILLEGATFNFATDTSPRSYYAGSGKWSDDKNEALALSTDEAGLLEIENLDFGDYLFIETEAPIGYELDSEPHKVSVNDDQPVLIEITNKKIETVKGSIKLIKVDADDPSHLLEGASFIIFKNASDPEYLTTDNQWSKDRNRARGFKTDVEGVISVDDLELGTYFFEEIVAPEGYALDATPHKVLVEGGNDPQPVQIVIENTKLAKPKGSLELIKVDANNSSKYLNDAEFILYREGQGGIEYLTEMNTWSLSSDDAQIFVTAHQGIIKINNLEFGTYYFKEVKAPQGYELDETPIEMIVGVHNPDGTVRFKNQLKTIPEIPEEPNKPVIPELPTIPKEPELPATGVSKQNYTLEISVSLISVGAYLIVKGKRRRNLL, from the coding sequence GTGGATATCATTCTGCTAATACCGCAGACGTTGAAGGACCATTGTTTGTTAATAAGGACTCAAATCTTTCTAAAGATTTTGATACATTTAGCTACGGGGTGATGTTCGAAGAAGACAATAATGGAGTTGGGGAACCTATTGATCCTGATCAAAATATTGCACTATTAATCGGTGGTCAAGTAAATAATTATTACCCAAATGATGACCCTTCAAGTCTAAAGTATCCAACTATTGGGGAAGGAAGTTCAAATAGAGGTTGGCTTGTTTCATCAGATACTGATTCATGGAAAGAGCAAGCATTTAATATGAACTTGTCAAAAGGTAAACAACGAGATATAAATGAATCACAATACCAAAGTATCCTTAAATCTGTTTCTGACAGCGTAGATATGCTTGAAGAAGATTTAAGTGGTGTAACAAGTATGGTTAAACCGTTTCTTAGCGAAGATGGAAAACAAATGCAAACTCTGGGAGACTATGTAGATGGTCGTTATGTTTCGTATGATATTTACCAATCGACGATTGATGAGCGTATACTTGTGGTAAACGTTGTACCAGATAAAGAGGGTACTGTTATATTTGAAGCGCTTGGGTTTGATTATAAACAAATTATCGATAGTGATAAGATTGATCAAGTTGTTGTGACATCATTTGATCGGGAATCAAGTGGAATCAAACGACATGCTGAAAAAATTGTATTTAAAGGAAATTATTTTACAAATCACTCTGGAAATAATGCAGTACTTGATATTTCACGAGGACCCGAGCATGATATTGCTGTAAATAATGCAAACAAGGTTTTATACTACTTTCCTAAAGCACAACAAGTCACAAACTTTTATAACCGCGTAAGTTGGAATGAAATCAAAGCACCTACTGGTATTACTGTTGATAATCCAGGACTTAACGAGGATGAAACATTAAATTATAATAAAGAATATCTAAAAAACTATGCAACCGGATCATCCAATAATGGAAGTGCATCAGAAGGAGGAGGCGCTGCGATTATTGGTAGTGTTGTTGCACCGGAAGCAGCAGTAGTTTTAGCTTCAGGAAATATTAATGGATTTCTAGTTTCGCATGATTTACATCAAAGATTGGGTGCAGAGGTTCATAATTTTAGAAATAATTGGATACACAGAATAAAAGATACGGGTTCCATAGAAGTAAATAAAATAGACGCTGATGACCAAAGTAAAGTCTTGGAGCATGCAGAATTTAAACTCTTTACGCACATCAAATCTGAGAAAGTTTATGCAGTCGTGAATCAAGACACCCATGATTTCGAATCGTGGGTAACTGATAAAGATAAAGCCAGTGTTTTGAAAACAGATGCACTGGGTAAAGTAGGTGTTCATAATCTTGCTCCTAGCCGTTATTGGGTTGAAGAAGTAAAAGCGCCGGATGGATATGAAATACTCACACAACCGATTGTTGCAGATGTTACCGTAAGCCATACGACATCAAAACCTCTAAAATTAGATATTGATAACCACAAACTGGGAGTTAAACCTGAACATGGTGGTTTCAAGATGATTAAGTATGGAGATAAATCAGATCAAACCCCTCTTGGTGATGCGGAGTATATTCTCTATAAAAAATATAAAGCAGATGGTTCTCAAGAGGGGAGAGAAATTACCGAATATTATACGGGATTTGGAGAATTTACAGATTGGTCTTCAAATATTCTTTTTGCCAAACATATTATTACAAATTCGAATGGGGAGGCGGTTGTAGATGGACTCCTTATTCCCAAGGATGATGAAGCTGAATACTATATTTTAGAAGCAAAAGCACCTAAGGGATTTGATTTAAATCCAGAACCTGTACAAATCAAACTGGGACAAGATCCTAATACCAATCCTCAGGTATTGTTTAAAGCATATGACAACGAAGAAGAACCATGGAAACCGATTGTTCCTGGGATGCCAGAAGGTTCGATTTTGATTGATAAATTTGATGCATCAATCAATGAAAAACCAACTTCAAATAACCAGCTGAAAGGTGCGGAATTTATTCTTTCCAAAACAGTTGAAGAGAGTGGAAGTAAAGTTACTAAGTTTTATAAAGGAATCAGTGATAAAGATAATCCATGGACTCTTGAGGAATCACAAGCGGATCATCTCATTTCAGATAATGATGGAAAAGTTCATGTAAACCATCTACGATTAGGAAATTATCAAATAAAAGAAATTAAAGCTCCAGATGGTTTCATTACCAGTTCGAAAATTTACGATGCGAATCTTACCCAAAATAACAGTGAAAACATGGTTAAGATAAAAGTAGACATACCAAACTTACCAGAGCCTAAAGTTATAGTTAAAAAAGTGGACGAAGACACCACAACAAAAACATTGGCTGGAGCTGAATTTATTCTCTACCAAGAAAACAGTGTTAAAGAATATCTAACTGAAAACATGAAGTGGAGTGCACAAGAGAGTGAAGCGAAACACTTTGTGACACAAAGCGACGGAATAGCAGAAATTAATCTACCCCAATACGGTGTTTTTTATCTTAAAGAGGTTAAGGCACCTGAGGGATATGACATCAATTCAAATCCTCTCAAGTTGGATATCGATGAAGCATCAAAAATTAAAGACTTTGAATTTTTAATTTCGAATAAAAAAATAAAACCAACAGGTTCGATTGAGTTGAAAAAAGTTGATAAAGACAATAAGTCGTTAGTATTAGAGGGAGCGGAGTTTAAACTCTATCGCAATGATAAAAATCCTGAGTACTATGTAAGTGCAAATCGTTGGTCAAATAATATTGATGATGCAGCTCTTTTTAAATCAGATCAAGACGGAATCATTCAAGTACATAATCTTGAACTCGGGTCATATTACTTTAAAGAAACAAAAGCTCCGGAAGGATATGATCTTATCTCTGAGAGTTTGAAGGTTGAACTTACGGATGCTATGAATCCACCAAGAACTTCTGTTTCCTTTGAAAATAAAAAGAAGGTTGATGAACTTGGATTGATTAAGTTACTCAAGGTTGATGCTGATGATCAGAGCAAGGTTTTATCAGGTGCAGAATTTTATTTAATTCGTGATAATCAATATTATACTGCAGCAGGAAGTTGGTCATCTTCTGAAGCCGATGCAAAACACCTTATAACGAATATAGACGGTGTTGTTGAGGTGGATGGACTAAAAGAAGGAACTTATACCTTTAGGGAAATAAAAGCGCCTGAGGGTTATGAAAAGGCGGTTATTGAAAAAGAAGTATCGCTTGATTTTACCAGTGGAACGAAAGTAGCATCTGTAACCTTTGAAAACAGCAAGCAACCATCCTTCTTAGGTGAAATCAGTTTAACGAAGGTTGATAAAAATAATACTAATCTTACATTAGAGGGAGCGGAGTTCATATTATATCGCAATGGCGAAAATGGGGTCGAGTATCGGACTGTAAGTGATACGTGGCATCAGGATAAAGCCAAGGCGAAGACTTACGTAACGGATGGCACAGGTAAAATTAGTGAACAAAATCTTGCGAAAGGCACATATCTGTTTTTAGAAACAAAAGCACCTGACGGGTATGATTTAAATCCTACACACGTTTCGCTTGTTTTAGATGGTAGCGTATCAACGGCTACAGTAATCTTTGAAAATGAAAAACTTCTCGCTTCATTGGGTTCGGTATCACTATTGAAAGTTGATGCAGAGAATCAATCAACAGTACTTCAAGGTGCGGAGTTTATTTTCTACCGTTTCAATGATCAACAGGTTAAAGAATATAGAGTCAATTCCACTCAGTGGAGTTTGGCGAAAGACGAAGCACAAGTTATGAGAACAGGTCAGGATGGTATGATTAAAGTAGAGGGTTTGAAAGATGGAACCTATTATTTTGAAGAAACACGTGCCCCTGAGGGGTTTGAATTGGATACAACACCAATTTCAGCCAAGCTTGATTCCTCAATCAACACTACAACAAATGTCGTAGCTACGAATCAATCAATCCCCGTTTTAAAGGGAAAAGTGGCGTTGAAGAAGACAGATTCAATGGATTCTACAATTTTATTAGAAGGAGCAACCTTTAATTTTGCTACGGATACATCACCCCGATCTTATTATGCAGGATCAGGGAAATGGTCGGATGATAAAAATGAAGCACTCGCATTAAGTACGGACGAAGCAGGTTTGCTCGAAATCGAAAATCTCGATTTTGGTGACTATCTATTTATTGAAACAGAGGCACCAATTGGTTATGAATTAGATTCAGAACCCCATAAAGTCAGTGTTAATGACGATCAACCGGTTCTTATCGAAATTACAAATAAAAAAATTGAAACAGTAAAAGGGTCAATTAAACTGATTAAAGTAGATGCTGATGATCCAAGTCACTTATTGGAAGGCGCTTCATTTATTATCTTTAAGAATGCGAGCGATCCAGAGTATCTAACAACGGATAATCAATGGAGTAAGGATCGAAATCGTGCTCGTGGTTTTAAAACCGATGTAGAAGGGGTTATCTCCGTAGATGACTTGGAATTAGGAACGTATTTCTTTGAAGAAATCGTCGCACCAGAAGGCTATGCATTGGATGCGACCCCTCATAAGGTCCTTGTGGAGGGAGGAAATGATCCCCAACCAGTACAAATTGTTATTGAGAACACAAAATTAGCTAAACCAAAAGGTTCCTTAGAACTGATTAAAGTAGATGCAAATAATAGCAGTAAGTATTTAAATGATGCAGAATTTATTCTATATCGCGAAGGACAAGGGGGTATTGAATACCTTACGGAAATGAATACATGGTCACTTTCAAGCGATGATGCTCAAATATTTGTAACGGCACATCAAGGGATTATCAAAATCAATAATCTTGAATTTGGGACTTACTATTTTAAAGAAGTGAAGGCACCACAAGGTTATGAGTTGGATGAAACACCAATTGAAATGATTGTGGGGGTTCATAATCCGGATGGAACGGTGAGATTTAAAAATCAGTTAAAAACGATACCTGAAATTCCAGAAGAGCCTAACAAGCCAGTGATTCCAGAGTTGCCAACAATTCCAAAAGAGCCAGAGTTACCAGCTACAGGTGTATCGAAGCAAAATTATACACTTGAAATTTCAGTAAGTCTGATTTCGGTAGGAGCATATCTAATCGTTAAAGGAAAACGAAGAAGAAATTTACTATAA
- a CDS encoding GNAT family N-acetyltransferase, whose translation MYEIIQLNDRTLKELTDVVNHSFDDYAVKIKLTEKQLKDKLESVNTNLTYSFGALYEGRLVGFIINATDGNLAYNVMTGVLPKHRGKGVYSQMFDATLTFFSLYGIDTYQLEVLQTNEEAIRLYTRMGFEKTASYVCFQGSASKPSHDESIHFHQGSLIDQLNHLWHTEPSFSNKHFNEFEHKTYTLETDDIDAFITLSTGGGVRHFGYTAISDFERLISHVSTHHDMLIINNVDARNIEIIESLMHLGFDLYIKQFQMELSI comes from the coding sequence ATGTACGAAATCATACAACTTAATGACCGTACATTAAAAGAACTTACCGATGTGGTAAACCATTCTTTTGATGACTATGCGGTTAAAATTAAACTAACTGAAAAACAACTAAAAGACAAGCTTGAAAGTGTAAATACCAACTTAACGTATTCCTTTGGTGCGCTCTATGAAGGAAGATTAGTAGGTTTCATTATCAATGCTACTGATGGAAATTTAGCTTATAATGTGATGACTGGTGTACTCCCTAAACATCGAGGAAAAGGTGTTTATTCACAAATGTTTGATGCCACATTAACTTTTTTTAGTTTATACGGTATTGATACATACCAACTTGAAGTGCTACAAACTAATGAAGAAGCCATCAGACTTTATACCCGAATGGGTTTTGAAAAAACAGCATCATATGTTTGCTTTCAAGGTTCAGCATCTAAACCAAGCCATGATGAATCAATCCATTTCCATCAAGGTTCGCTAATTGATCAACTCAATCATTTATGGCATACTGAACCGTCCTTCTCGAACAAACATTTTAATGAATTTGAGCACAAAACCTATACACTTGAAACGGATGATATAGATGCTTTCATAACCTTATCAACAGGTGGCGGTGTCCGCCATTTTGGTTACACCGCAATTTCAGATTTTGAAAGACTTATTTCTCATGTTAGTACGCATCATGATATGCTTATTATCAACAATGTCGATGCCCGTAACATAGAAATTATAGAATCCTTAATGCACCTCGGATTCGATTTATATATAAAACAATTCCAGATGGAATTATCAATCTAA
- a CDS encoding NCS2 family permease, translated as MEKFFKLKENNTTVGTEVLAGVTTFFAMAYILFVNPQILSESGLPYNGVYIATILASVIGTLIMGLFANIPYAQAPGMGLNAFFTYTVVLVGGFTPYEALAMVFICGLLNMFMTVTNIRKHLIKAIPETLQLAISAGIGLFIAYIGLLNIKFIEFGAVPSITNFKDPSIVLAVIGLIITIVLMLKKVKGAILIGILATTVIGIPMGVVQLGGAAQSTVGFSVIFKEFGEIFGKALGQEGLVSLFTNYNLTKILPIIFAFSLTDTFDTIGTFIGTGRRSGIFSQEDQDSLESGSGMKSKLERGLFADMIATTAGAVLGTSNVTTFVESSAGIGAGGRTGLTSVVTAACFLASIILAPVVSLIPAAATAPALIVVGILMSASFGDIEWTNFEKAVPAFFTVIMTVLTYSISNGIACGFIAYIIVEVSMKRGSKVHPIVYGSALLFILNFVITAMS; from the coding sequence ATGGAAAAATTCTTTAAGCTCAAGGAAAATAATACAACAGTTGGTACGGAGGTATTGGCAGGAGTAACAACATTTTTTGCGATGGCATATATACTGTTTGTTAATCCACAAATATTATCTGAATCAGGGTTGCCATATAATGGGGTTTATATAGCAACAATTCTTGCATCTGTAATTGGTACTTTAATTATGGGGTTATTTGCGAATATCCCTTATGCGCAAGCTCCAGGAATGGGATTGAACGCATTTTTTACTTATACTGTTGTTTTAGTAGGGGGGTTTACACCTTACGAAGCACTTGCTATGGTATTTATTTGTGGATTGTTGAATATGTTTATGACTGTTACAAATATTCGTAAACATCTAATTAAAGCAATACCGGAAACATTACAATTAGCAATCAGTGCAGGTATCGGATTGTTTATTGCTTATATAGGACTGTTAAATATTAAATTTATCGAGTTTGGAGCTGTACCTTCAATTACAAACTTTAAAGATCCAAGTATTGTCTTAGCAGTGATTGGTCTTATCATTACAATTGTATTAATGCTTAAAAAAGTTAAGGGTGCAATTTTGATTGGTATTCTAGCAACTACAGTTATTGGAATTCCAATGGGTGTTGTTCAACTTGGAGGAGCAGCACAATCAACAGTTGGATTCTCAGTTATTTTTAAGGAATTTGGGGAAATTTTCGGTAAAGCACTAGGTCAAGAAGGACTTGTTAGTCTCTTTACAAATTACAATTTAACGAAAATTTTGCCAATTATCTTTGCATTTTCATTAACAGATACTTTTGATACAATCGGTACTTTTATTGGTACGGGTCGTCGTTCAGGAATTTTCTCTCAAGAAGATCAAGATTCTTTAGAATCTGGAAGTGGAATGAAGTCAAAATTAGAACGTGGATTGTTTGCGGATATGATTGCGACTACAGCAGGAGCAGTTCTTGGAACTTCAAATGTTACGACGTTTGTTGAAAGTTCTGCCGGAATTGGGGCCGGTGGACGCACTGGACTTACTTCTGTTGTTACAGCAGCATGTTTCTTAGCAAGCATTATCTTAGCACCAGTTGTTAGTTTAATTCCTGCAGCAGCAACAGCACCAGCTCTTATTGTTGTAGGTATATTGATGAGTGCTTCATTTGGTGATATTGAATGGACTAATTTTGAAAAAGCTGTACCAGCATTTTTCACAGTAATCATGACTGTTCTAACATATAGTATTTCAAATGGTATCGCATGTGGTTTCATTGCTTATATTATTGTAGAAGTGTCAATGAAACGTGGATCAAAAGTTCATCCCATTGTTTATGGAAGTGCGTTACTCTTTATTCTTAACTTTGTAATCACAGCAATGAGCTAA
- the mutY gene encoding A/G-specific adenine glycosylase, giving the protein MNFTERLMGWYHENKRVLPFRSQKDPYKIWVSEIMAQQTQIATMIPYYDRWIKRYPDVETLANAEIDEVLKMWEGLGYYRRARNLHAGAQYVMEHYEGTLPADKKELMKIPGIGDYTSSAIASIAFSLPEIAIDGNVKRVMARYLNYTENVNTRACHKYFETFLKKELLLNGADPSDFTQALMELGALVCTPSNTNCEGCPFKEMCACYRGECIGTIPFIPKAKPVPIYEKSVLIYQKDGRILISDDHEDGLMEGLLRLPQIDGIYATDPILTLKHKFSHLQWNISVFEVDTIQDLNHNWYFIPREELKRLAIITAHKKILKKLNLL; this is encoded by the coding sequence ATGAACTTTACAGAACGACTCATGGGCTGGTACCACGAAAACAAACGCGTGTTACCTTTTAGGTCTCAAAAAGACCCTTACAAAATATGGGTAAGCGAAATCATGGCCCAACAAACACAAATCGCTACCATGATTCCCTATTATGATCGATGGATAAAACGATATCCCGATGTTGAAACTCTCGCCAATGCAGAAATTGACGAAGTATTAAAAATGTGGGAAGGACTCGGTTACTACCGTCGTGCACGAAACCTTCATGCGGGTGCTCAATATGTTATGGAACATTACGAAGGTACGCTTCCAGCTGACAAAAAAGAACTCATGAAAATTCCAGGTATTGGTGACTACACGTCCAGTGCAATCGCTTCAATTGCTTTCAGTCTCCCTGAAATTGCGATTGATGGAAATGTAAAGCGTGTTATGGCACGCTATCTTAATTACACTGAAAATGTTAATACACGGGCTTGCCATAAATACTTCGAAACGTTTCTTAAAAAGGAGTTATTGTTGAATGGTGCCGACCCCAGTGACTTTACACAAGCTCTTATGGAGCTGGGAGCCCTTGTATGTACACCAAGTAACACAAACTGCGAAGGTTGCCCTTTTAAAGAAATGTGCGCTTGCTATCGTGGTGAGTGTATCGGAACAATACCATTTATTCCTAAAGCAAAACCGGTACCCATTTATGAAAAATCAGTTCTGATATATCAGAAAGATGGTAGAATTCTAATTTCAGATGATCACGAGGACGGTCTGATGGAGGGACTTTTAAGATTGCCACAAATTGACGGCATTTATGCAACTGATCCAATATTAACGTTAAAACATAAATTTTCCCATTTACAGTGGAACATTTCGGTATTTGAAGTTGATACCATTCAAGACTTAAATCATAATTGGTACTTTATTCCTCGAGAAGAGTTAAAGAGACTTGCCATCATTACCGCTCATAAGAAAATACTAAAAAAACTCAACTTATTATAA
- a CDS encoding HdeD family acid-resistance protein translates to METHTKSLSKKDKITLIFQLLLGVFTVIVGVLFIFRDKILWSLIYWMFVAMLAATILLFLYRSVKNRSISDALIALGSGVFLALIIYKEALYIEIMALFFGIWALFNALVHGLEFYVAIHEKQKNKLFKLFASVVSLIMGIVLLTRGVSNRFLMNIQIGSYVIFFGIVSIISSARVLWRHQTSVRLSAPVFLAAMNPYFLVKETRKLVQSNPDAVIDKVVKTEGNYISIYIYAKDHGYNRMGHLDIGYNGVIYSYGAHDPFNRAKSMAYGDGVMIVGSEVDYVQYAVDDDTTVFRFICELSDEQREFVENRLDELFKSAYYFKWPYQLDTKKEHHLTNLIDAGAAVDYYKFKEGEFKTYNVFTTNCVLIADYVIQSTGMKLFQMSGVITPGAYYDYLDNLLNKPGSIVVKREIYRKKEV, encoded by the coding sequence ATGGAAACTCATACTAAATCGCTTTCTAAAAAAGATAAGATAACGTTAATCTTCCAACTTCTATTAGGTGTTTTTACAGTGATAGTTGGTGTTTTATTTATATTTAGAGATAAAATTTTATGGTCGTTAATCTATTGGATGTTTGTTGCGATGTTAGCGGCAACAATACTTTTGTTTTTATATCGGTCTGTGAAAAATCGAAGTATTTCGGATGCGCTGATCGCGCTTGGATCCGGTGTGTTTCTGGCTTTAATCATTTATAAAGAAGCACTCTATATTGAAATCATGGCTTTGTTTTTTGGTATTTGGGCATTATTTAATGCACTTGTACATGGACTTGAATTTTATGTCGCAATTCATGAGAAACAAAAAAACAAACTTTTTAAACTTTTCGCTTCTGTAGTTTCGTTAATTATGGGTATCGTACTATTAACACGTGGGGTGTCGAATCGATTTTTAATGAATATTCAAATTGGTTCGTATGTGATTTTCTTTGGGATTGTATCTATAATCTCGTCTGCACGCGTATTGTGGCGTCATCAAACGAGCGTTCGTTTATCAGCGCCTGTCTTTTTAGCCGCAATGAATCCATATTTTCTGGTTAAAGAAACACGAAAATTAGTTCAAAGTAATCCAGATGCAGTGATTGACAAGGTCGTAAAGACTGAAGGAAATTATATCTCAATCTATATCTATGCGAAAGATCATGGTTATAACAGAATGGGTCATTTAGATATTGGTTATAATGGGGTTATTTACTCCTATGGTGCTCATGATCCGTTTAATCGCGCGAAATCGATGGCCTATGGAGATGGTGTCATGATTGTGGGAAGTGAAGTTGATTATGTTCAGTATGCGGTGGACGATGATACAACTGTCTTTCGCTTTATTTGTGAATTATCGGATGAACAACGTGAATTTGTGGAAAATCGGTTGGATGAGCTGTTTAAGTCTGCTTATTATTTTAAGTGGCCGTATCAACTGGATACAAAAAAAGAACATCACCTTACGAATTTAATTGATGCAGGTGCTGCAGTTGATTATTATAAGTTTAAAGAGGGTGAGTTTAAAACCTATAATGTCTTTACTACAAATTGTGTTTTAATCGCTGATTACGTCATTCAATCTACGGGTATGAAATTATTTCAAATGAGTGGTGTTATTACACCCGGTGCCTATTATGATTATCTTGATAATTTATTAAATAAACCAGGTTCGATTGTTGTTAAGCGGGAAATATATCGAAAAAAAGAAGTTTAA
- a CDS encoding VOC family protein: MKQLKGLHHVTAITSSAEEIYKFYTYILGMRLVKKNINQDDIHTYHLYFADDRGNPGTNMTFFDFPNITKSQRGTNELSRTSFRVASDEAIVYWEKRFTHFEIPFESDHMFFGKKAITFEDFDGQRYALVSDENNVGVPSGEPWYKGPIPDAYAITGLGPMFMDVSNVELTHQVLSTVFGMRKSMTEGKLTLYEMGDGGNGGSVIVRENQEQSNAIQGFGGVHHVAFRVDEKEDLMKWYRELSEMGIPSSGYVERFYFGSLYIRILPNILFELATDGPGFIDDEETYEVLGEMLTLPPHLRPKRDYIESQIKNFDTVRSTREFKKEVF; this comes from the coding sequence ATGAAACAGTTAAAAGGACTACATCATGTAACTGCGATTACGAGCAGTGCAGAAGAAATTTACAAATTTTATACATATATTTTAGGAATGCGTCTTGTTAAGAAAAATATTAATCAAGACGACATTCATACTTACCACCTTTATTTCGCAGATGACCGTGGCAATCCCGGAACGAATATGACGTTTTTCGATTTTCCAAATATCACAAAGTCACAGCGTGGTACGAATGAATTATCTCGAACCAGTTTTCGAGTAGCTTCTGATGAAGCAATTGTGTACTGGGAAAAACGATTTACACACTTTGAAATTCCATTTGAATCAGATCATATGTTCTTTGGGAAAAAAGCAATCACATTTGAGGACTTTGATGGACAGCGTTATGCTTTAGTTTCTGATGAAAATAATGTAGGCGTTCCCTCGGGAGAACCATGGTACAAGGGTCCTATTCCGGATGCTTACGCGATTACCGGCTTAGGTCCGATGTTTATGGATGTATCGAATGTTGAGTTAACACATCAAGTACTTTCAACCGTATTTGGAATGCGAAAATCGATGACAGAGGGTAAGTTAACGCTTTATGAAATGGGCGATGGTGGTAATGGTGGATCGGTTATCGTACGCGAGAATCAAGAACAGTCAAATGCAATTCAAGGCTTTGGGGGTGTACACCACGTTGCTTTTAGAGTCGATGAAAAAGAAGATCTTATGAAGTGGTATCGAGAGTTATCTGAAATGGGTATCCCAAGTTCAGGTTATGTAGAGCGTTTCTATTTTGGCTCACTCTATATCCGAATTCTTCCTAATATTCTTTTCGAACTTGCAACTGATGGACCAGGGTTTATAGATGATGAAGAGACTTATGAAGTTCTTGGTGAGATGTTGACATTACCACCACATCTTCGTCCAAAGCGCGACTATATTGAATCGCAAATTAAGAACTTTGATACGGTTCGTAGTACCCGTGAATTTAAGAAAGAAGTATTTTAA